From Synergistaceae bacterium, the proteins below share one genomic window:
- a CDS encoding ABC-2 transporter permease, whose product MIKLLKKEMKLAASPLSYIFIVFGLMAFVPGYPILVSSFFVCLGLFQSFQSAREANDITYTALLPVAKGDIVRAKYAFCIVVELGYFILTSVAVLIRMTLLSEAAVYRNNALMNANLVYLGFVLLILGLFNLIFVGGFFKTAYKFAKPFVAFIVAAFVVVGIGETLFHIPVLSALNAFGFEHIGLQVSVFMVGIASFALLTVVSMHRSIKNFEKIDL is encoded by the coding sequence ATGATAAAACTACTCAAAAAAGAAATGAAACTTGCCGCTTCACCTCTTTCTTACATATTTATCGTGTTTGGACTGATGGCATTTGTGCCGGGCTATCCTATACTCGTCAGCTCCTTTTTTGTATGCCTTGGACTATTTCAGTCGTTCCAAAGCGCAAGAGAAGCGAACGACATTACCTATACCGCCCTTTTGCCTGTTGCCAAAGGTGATATTGTAAGAGCGAAATATGCGTTTTGCATTGTGGTGGAGCTTGGTTATTTTATCCTGACGTCGGTGGCTGTACTTATTCGTATGACATTATTATCGGAGGCTGCTGTATACAGAAACAACGCTCTGATGAACGCCAACCTTGTGTATCTTGGCTTTGTGTTGCTGATTTTAGGACTGTTCAATTTGATATTCGTCGGCGGTTTTTTCAAGACAGCATATAAATTTGCAAAGCCATTTGTTGCGTTTATTGTCGCCGCTTTTGTTGTTGTAGGCATTGGTGAGACGCTCTTTCATATCCCAGTACTTTCGGCTCTGAACGCTTTTGGCTTTGAGCATATCGGTTTACAGGTGAGTGTATTTATGGTTGGCATAGCCTCTTTTGCACTGCTAACCGTAGTTTCTATGCATCGGTCAATAAAAAACTTTGAGAAGATTGATTTGTGA
- a CDS encoding MobA/MobL family protein, producing the protein MARHSFIQMTKLPNVKGRISYITSKSRQENLYATYRTADNAFWSNLARESQQEFKRSGTEGKCIEARELVIALPETFTQYEPQELLQRFTDEFRKRYGVECVSALHHNKRKTNYHIHLIFSERTLLPEADIKIATRSVFYDETGKRVRTKKEITGEDGKIRQGCTVIKKGEVYENHLFSVKDDCYKSEAFLEGEKEFYTALINSYISDPEQHLKVFDNNSVYLPTKKIGKNNPKEAEIKADNEARQEWNRTADMALVTGIAEAKIMEIKQTEIQDKASESIRKSGWLPDMFRSIIGKAKDFLQTLIREQDMPPKPTLNINMTEFRIMQQLMIRVQDSAKEIKHLQNRVLPKLKQELKDTTGLFKGKERKALAEKIQQTEEEISEKLDKLPDILKEDGYPDVQAFMATYREMEEVVERYKREVWEYNLKLKQKENPAKKPPEKQSVREHLRQLQEKGRQQSHKKKSFDRDR; encoded by the coding sequence ATGGCAAGACACAGCTTCATACAGATGACGAAGCTGCCAAATGTCAAAGGACGCATTTCGTATATCACAAGCAAATCAAGGCAGGAGAACCTTTACGCCACCTACCGCACCGCTGATAATGCCTTTTGGAGCAACCTTGCAAGGGAAAGCCAGCAGGAATTTAAGCGAAGCGGAACGGAAGGAAAATGTATCGAAGCAAGGGAACTGGTTATCGCTCTGCCCGAAACTTTCACACAGTACGAACCGCAGGAGCTACTGCAACGGTTTACAGACGAGTTCCGTAAAAGGTATGGTGTGGAATGTGTATCGGCACTGCACCACAACAAACGCAAGACCAATTACCACATTCATCTGATATTCAGCGAAAGGACTTTACTCCCCGAAGCTGACATCAAGATTGCCACCCGAAGCGTATTTTATGATGAAACAGGTAAAAGGGTTCGCACCAAGAAAGAGATAACCGGCGAGGACGGAAAAATCCGTCAAGGCTGCACCGTCATCAAGAAAGGCGAGGTTTATGAAAACCATCTCTTTTCGGTAAAGGATGACTGCTACAAGAGCGAAGCATTTCTTGAGGGAGAAAAAGAGTTTTACACCGCTCTTATCAACAGCTATATTTCCGATCCCGAACAGCACCTGAAAGTATTTGATAACAACAGCGTGTATCTGCCTACTAAGAAAATCGGCAAGAACAATCCGAAAGAAGCGGAGATAAAAGCCGATAACGAAGCAAGGCAGGAATGGAACAGGACAGCGGATATGGCTCTTGTTACGGGAATTGCAGAAGCAAAGATAATGGAAATCAAGCAGACTGAGATACAGGACAAGGCAAGCGAGTCCATCCGTAAAAGCGGCTGGCTGCCTGATATGTTCCGCAGTATCATCGGCAAGGCAAAAGATTTTCTGCAAACTCTTATCCGTGAACAGGATATGCCTCCGAAGCCTACGCTCAATATCAATATGACGGAGTTCCGCATTATGCAGCAGCTTATGATACGAGTACAGGACAGTGCAAAGGAAATCAAGCATTTGCAGAACCGAGTATTACCGAAGCTGAAACAGGAGCTAAAAGACACCACAGGGCTTTTCAAGGGTAAGGAACGAAAGGCACTTGCCGAGAAGATACAGCAGACAGAGGAAGAAATCTCCGAAAAGCTGGACAAGCTCCCTGATATTCTGAAAGAGGACGGTTATCCCGATGTTCAGGCATTTATGGCAACCTACCGAGAAATGGAGGAGGTTGTGGAACGCTATAAGCGTGAGGTATGGGAATACAATCTGAAGCTCAAGCAGAAAGAAAATCCAGCCAAGAAACCGCCCGAAAAGCAGAGCGTCAGAGAACATCTCCGACAGCTTCAGGAAAAAGGCAGACAGCAGTCCCACAAAAAGAAATCCTTTGACAGAGACAGGTAA
- a CDS encoding ABC transporter ATP-binding protein, whose translation MMTLCNIKNLSKSYPPFVLSDISFKLNAGRITGFIGRNGAGKTTTIKSILGLVHTDCSEICYFDLPFSGNEREIKQRIGFSTGAVNYYPKKKIKNIVAVTQTLYQNWDEGAYRKYLEMFSLDESKMPCELSEGMKVKFNLLLALSHRAEILILDEPTSGLDPFSRDELLELFIELKNRGVAVLFSTHITSDIEKCADDIMYIRNGRLVANCSKDDFCKNYCKDGETLEESILRMERGDKV comes from the coding sequence ATGATGACACTTTGTAATATCAAAAACTTAAGTAAATCATATCCCCCTTTTGTGTTGTCCGACATTTCTTTTAAATTGAACGCTGGGCGAATTACTGGTTTTATTGGCAGAAATGGAGCAGGTAAAACCACAACGATAAAATCCATTTTGGGACTTGTTCATACAGATTGCAGTGAGATTTGTTATTTTGATTTGCCGTTTTCAGGTAATGAGCGGGAAATCAAGCAACGTATCGGCTTCTCCACTGGTGCAGTCAACTATTATCCGAAAAAGAAAATAAAAAATATTGTTGCTGTTACGCAAACCCTTTATCAGAATTGGGACGAAGGAGCGTACCGGAAATATCTTGAAATGTTCTCACTTGACGAAAGCAAGATGCCTTGCGAACTTTCAGAAGGAATGAAAGTAAAATTCAATCTTCTTCTCGCCCTTTCACACAGGGCAGAAATCCTGATTTTAGACGAACCAACAAGCGGACTTGATCCATTTTCCAGAGACGAATTGCTGGAATTATTTATTGAACTAAAAAACAGAGGGGTTGCTGTGCTGTTTTCAACGCACATCACTTCGGATATAGAAAAATGTGCTGATGATATTATGTATATCCGAAACGGCAGACTTGTTGCCAACTGTTCTAAGGATGACTTTTGCAAAAACTATTGTAAAGACGGTGAAACTTTGGAAGAAAGTATATTACGAATGGAAAGAGGTGACAAGGTATGA
- a CDS encoding AbrB/MazE/SpoVT family DNA-binding domain-containing protein produces MPKPKGKYAWTATVGEKGQIVIPKQARELFDIKPGDTLVLLGDEKRGIAIPPKTTFSQFAAAIFESAEEDE; encoded by the coding sequence ATGCCAAAGCCGAAAGGAAAATATGCTTGGACTGCCACAGTGGGCGAAAAAGGACAAATTGTTATACCAAAGCAAGCAAGAGAATTATTCGACATTAAACCTGGCGACACACTGGTGCTTTTGGGAGATGAGAAGCGAGGAATTGCAATTCCTCCGAAAACAACGTTTTCACAGTTCGCTGCCGCTATATTTGAATCCGCTGAGGAGGATGAATGA